A window from Mycoplasma phocoeninasale encodes these proteins:
- a CDS encoding thermonuclease family protein, producing MLKKKLILGIAAPIVMVGFPISAISCSTEKLTAETIKLNTEDNVYVKSNVNDYKNVGRIFDNEVSYRIRKDGQRITVKQSLWEYFNYIEGEIVSLADGDTMTVRVTQQPKVLPNGRTINLPNIIRIRIPLIDTLEENTPNVGEEEKALAHIDSEYARGLLPVGTKVRVISKNWTDKTYDRVVGSVFFGENFVRNFAIEMLAAGYTLARISTEDINDFIADYNKPEGQPRNLYSYTLPYAAYAINYGILNKKGFYGEPHNFKDPYVLASKYQEHGSDLIDSSLFILHPSLWSKSTIKPNEENNIYKFLKSKLK from the coding sequence ATGCTTAAAAAGAAATTAATATTGGGAATAGCAGCCCCTATCGTAATGGTAGGGTTTCCTATTTCTGCAATTTCTTGTTCAACTGAAAAATTGACTGCAGAAACAATCAAACTAAACACAGAGGATAATGTTTATGTTAAATCTAATGTTAATGATTATAAAAATGTAGGTAGAATTTTCGATAATGAGGTTAGTTACCGTATTAGAAAAGACGGTCAAAGAATCACTGTAAAACAATCACTTTGAGAATATTTCAACTATATTGAAGGTGAAATAGTTAGTTTAGCTGATGGGGATACTATGACAGTCAGAGTAACTCAACAACCAAAAGTGCTTCCTAATGGCAGAACTATTAACCTACCTAATATTATAAGAATAAGAATACCATTAATCGATACCCTAGAAGAAAACACTCCAAATGTAGGTGAGGAAGAAAAAGCCTTGGCACACATAGATAGTGAATACGCTAGAGGTTTACTTCCAGTTGGTACAAAAGTTAGAGTAATTTCTAAAAATTGAACCGACAAAACTTATGATAGAGTTGTGGGATCAGTATTTTTTGGAGAAAATTTTGTGAGAAACTTCGCCATTGAAATGCTTGCCGCAGGATATACCTTAGCAAGAATATCAACAGAAGATATTAACGATTTTATCGCCGATTATAATAAGCCTGAAGGACAACCAAGAAACCTTTATTCATATACTCTACCATATGCAGCTTATGCTATCAATTATGGAATTTTGAATAAAAAAGGATTTTATGGTGAACCACACAATTTCAAAGACCCATACGTTCTCGCTTCTAAATATCAAGAACATGGTTCTGATTTGATTGACTCATCGCTATTCATTTTACATCCTTCATTATGGAGTAAATCTACTATAAAACCAAATGAAGAAAACAACATTTACAAGTTTTTAAAATCAAAATTAAAATAA
- a CDS encoding P68 family surface lipoprotein produces MKKILLGAIPFASVLAILPIAAACGGTGRFDQNERDKLRIATGFSKTGPQGQALQGIVDVYNKWVKDNNKKAEGYMEVDVITLPNGYNTDVLSAKLQAKDTREFWNIIVNYPTAASLIAKYEMNLTVPDEEYESFGLSKAFKDVNSLIAGNFKNEKWAVPLSRSSEMNAIAKPLLGKLLKDLTDLGVQKGTKHAAIDSYIESYVKVAAGKKSFIDKLWDAGKVANVATVKDQILQLVPTISDESFENYEDLINMSIAMKKIYPNVVDNYVLGFDFLPTAINVMAASLSKGDYKDNYITPDSKIAVTGGWDFASFLKPGTKQYQLFKKISDLLIKGIDEGAIWVGGGGKYGSSSLSNFKLAMSIGSTAGYSHTFIRSAKDLKKYTIKDTTSSLENNSLELKTTNSNDKTPDSTAFWFNSLNNKNTNSVKLSTETQIGRFDKQLKDAAADEKAKALKGKEGWIVSGPAWSFKDGKVVFTYFDTTKTQKTVEFSGLELGDIFKDDNSDDKNYFYLEKDAILVQQLTENNVVVKNDATWISSPEKYGKTDEKHGVFSQGPSLVGIHATEKQDKATRLFMKWIFTQKHDEISLKTGRRGSEVTNTYTKVTALDAFNFESSYVSPTEEYFTKAPDSPEIRRLNPASKLGFENFKKANNDENYVIVEDVAAAESDALRRAITSAAGGLVTAAQSGTEITFQSLLNGITKAFKVKG; encoded by the coding sequence ATGAAAAAAATTTTACTAGGAGCAATTCCATTTGCATCTGTTCTAGCCATTCTTCCTATTGCCGCTGCGTGTGGTGGAACTGGTAGATTCGATCAAAATGAAAGAGATAAACTTAGAATAGCTACTGGTTTTTCAAAAACTGGTCCACAAGGACAAGCCTTACAAGGAATTGTTGATGTATACAACAAATGAGTAAAAGATAATAATAAAAAAGCCGAAGGATACATGGAAGTTGATGTTATAACCTTGCCAAATGGTTATAATACTGACGTTCTTTCAGCGAAACTTCAAGCCAAAGATACTCGTGAATTCTGAAATATTATTGTTAACTACCCAACAGCAGCATCATTAATTGCTAAATATGAAATGAACTTAACTGTTCCTGATGAAGAATATGAAAGTTTTGGACTTTCTAAAGCATTCAAAGATGTTAATTCTCTAATTGCCGGTAACTTCAAGAATGAAAAATGAGCAGTTCCACTATCGCGTTCATCAGAAATGAATGCTATCGCTAAACCACTATTAGGAAAATTATTGAAAGACTTAACTGATCTGGGTGTTCAAAAAGGAACAAAACACGCTGCTATTGATTCATATATTGAATCATATGTAAAAGTAGCTGCAGGTAAAAAATCTTTTATTGATAAATTGTGAGATGCTGGAAAAGTTGCTAATGTGGCAACTGTAAAAGATCAAATTCTTCAACTGGTTCCAACTATTTCAGACGAATCATTTGAAAATTATGAAGACTTGATTAATATGTCAATTGCTATGAAAAAGATTTATCCTAATGTAGTTGATAACTATGTTTTGGGATTCGACTTTCTTCCAACTGCAATTAATGTGATGGCAGCTTCACTTTCAAAAGGAGACTACAAAGATAACTATATAACTCCTGATTCAAAAATAGCAGTTACTGGTGGATGAGACTTTGCTTCATTTTTAAAACCAGGAACAAAACAATACCAACTTTTCAAGAAAATCTCTGATTTATTAATTAAAGGTATTGATGAAGGTGCTATTTGAGTTGGTGGTGGTGGTAAATACGGATCATCATCACTATCTAACTTCAAATTAGCAATGAGCATTGGTTCAACTGCTGGATACAGTCATACATTTATAAGAAGTGCTAAAGATTTGAAAAAATACACTATAAAAGATACTACCAGTTCATTGGAAAATAATTCTCTAGAGTTAAAAACCACAAACAGTAATGACAAAACTCCTGATTCAACTGCCTTTTGATTTAATTCACTAAATAACAAAAACACAAACAGCGTTAAATTGAGTACTGAAACTCAAATTGGTAGATTCGATAAACAGCTAAAAGATGCCGCAGCTGATGAAAAAGCCAAAGCACTTAAAGGAAAAGAAGGATGAATAGTTTCAGGACCTGCCTGATCATTTAAAGATGGAAAAGTTGTTTTCACCTATTTTGATACAACTAAAACACAAAAAACTGTTGAATTTTCTGGCTTAGAATTAGGAGATATCTTCAAAGATGATAATTCTGATGACAAAAATTACTTCTATCTAGAAAAAGATGCTATTTTAGTTCAACAATTAACTGAGAATAATGTTGTTGTTAAAAATGATGCTACATGAATTTCATCTCCTGAAAAATATGGAAAAACCGATGAAAAACACGGTGTATTTTCACAAGGCCCATCATTAGTTGGAATTCATGCAACTGAAAAACAAGATAAAGCTACAAGATTATTTATGAAATGGATTTTCACTCAAAAACATGATGAAATAAGCTTAAAAACAGGTCGTCGTGGATCTGAAGTTACAAATACTTATACAAAAGTTACTGCCTTGGATGCATTTAACTTTGAATCAAGTTATGTTTCTCCAACTGAAGAATATTTCACAAAAGCTCCTGATTCACCAGAAATCAGAAGACTAAACCCAGCAAGCAAACTTGGCTTCGAAAACTTTAAGAAAGCAAATAATGATGAAAATTACGTTATCGTTGAGGATGTTGCTGCTGCAGAATCAGATGCCTTAAGAAGAGCAATCACCTCAGCGGCAGGCGGATTAGTTACAGCAGCCCAAAGTGGTACAGAAATTACATTTCAATCATTACTAAATGGTATAACTAAAGCATTTAAGGTAAAAGGATAA